The genomic window ATCTAATGCAAAAGCTTAAATTATAAAATTGACTCTCAAATATTATTTGCTATTTCTTCCTCTAATTTACTGTTACAGTTCTTTTAGGAACTGAAGTACATTCTCCACCATCTTTTTTAACCGTAACTTCAGCTTTAGCTTCATATGTACCTGCTGCAGCATAAGTATGTGTAACTGTTGTTCCTGTGCCTGAAGTTCCATCTCCAAAAGTCCATTTTACAGAAACCAAAGTTCCTGTTCCTGAATACTCAACTGAATAATTCATCAATTTCGGATTATTAGGATCTGTAGAATTATGTAGTTTAACGTAAATAGATTCTGCAAGACAATCTACTATCGCTTCATCATCGCTTTTACTACACGAATTACTTATCAGTACAGCTGCAATAAGAACTAACATTGTTGCAATCTTTTTCATTTTTGAAAATTTTAGTGGTTTATATATCAAAATTACACTTTTAAGGTACGCAAATACATGATCTAAATCATAATCTATTTCCGAAAAATAGCTTTAATTCTTTTTCAATAATATCAAAAAAGGACTTTAAGTTATTATTCTTTGGGGTCAATAAATACACAAATTCTTCGGGAACATGAAAACTATTCCAAACCAGTTGCAGCTTATTTTCTTTAATATAATTTCTTGCATTGCAATTCCAAGTCGCAGCGATTCCTTCATTTTTAGCTAAAAGTCTAAGCATTTCAGATTCTGAAGGAATAATATAGTTTGGAACCATCGAAGGTCTTTTTTTATTAAAAGCGTGTAGCCAAAATAGTTTTATATGCGGAATTCGGGCATCATGGCTGTACCATTTTTGTGCATTAAGCCATTGCTCTATTTCATTGTAATTATCTGCTTTCAATTTCTGGCGGAATTCCGTTATGTCCAAAGAGGTTGGAGCAACCAGAATCAATTTAATTTTCCCTACGATTTCATAAGTTGTATCAAAAGTGTCAAATCTTTTTGTGGTAATTGCAAAGTCTAATTTTTTAGCGTCTACTAAAGCAAAAAGCTCATCGTTTTCTGCAAAAGTAAAATCGATTAAATCAAACTTCGAAATTAAAAGATTTCCAATGCAGTCAAAAAGATGTTTTGAGACTCCAACAGAAATTAACCGAGTAGCATCTTCCGCCTTTGCACGAAAACCAGTTTCGACACTTTCCAGACGATCAAGCGCATCTATTATCAAATTATTCAGTAACTTAGCGTATTCGGTTGGCTCTACCCCTTTTGACTTCCGATTAAATAATTTATTTCCAACGTGCGCTTCAAGCATTGAAATCTGCTGACTTACGGCAGGCTGACTCATAAACAACTCTTTTGCAGCGATCGAAAAATTACCATTTTTATAAACCGCTTTAAATGTTCTGTACCATTCTAGATTTACCATGATATAATTTTATTTATAACAAACATAGTTTATTTTATTTTTACTGATATCACTTTCGGCGTAAATTTGTTCAAAATTTAATATTTATGAAGAAAATAACGCTATTCGCAATAACTGCATTTACAGCTGTAAGCATTTCAGCTGAGGCTCAAAAATCAAACAAGAAGAGTATGAAAAAGGTATTATTTGTTGTTACCAGCAATGATAAACTGGGCAATACAGGAGAAAAAACAGGATTCTGGTCAGAAGAATTTGCTGCACCATATTACGAATTATTAGATCAAGGAGTAGAAATTACAATTGTATCTCCGCTTGGAGGTCAGCCACCAATTGATCCTAAAAGCGCTGATCCGGCATCGGCAACTGAAGACACAAAACGTTTTGATGCTGATAAGGTTTTACAGGAAAAACTAAAAAACACTTTAAAACTTTCGACAGTAAACCAAAAAGATTATGATGCTGTATTTTATCCAGGAGGCCACGGTCCGCTTTGGGATTTAGTCCAAGATAGAAGTTCTATCGCTTTAATCGAATCTTTTTACACCCACAATAAACCAGTAGCGTTTGTTTGTCATGCTCCTGCCGTTTTAAAAAATGTAAAAGTAAACGGCGAATATTTAGTAAAAGGTAAAAAAATAACCGGATTTACAAATGACGAAGAAGAAGCGGTTGGTTTAACAAAAGTTGTTCCGTTTTTATTGGAAGATGCTCTCGCTTCAAACGGAGGAATTTTTTCTAAAGGACCAAACTGGCAGCCATACGCTGTTGAAGACGGACTTTTGATTACAGGTCAAAATCCAGCGTCATCAAAACTCGTAGCTGATAAATTGTTACAAAAATTGAATTAAAAGGTACTATCCCGATAGCTATCGGGACTGAGTTGCTAAGAGACTAAGTTTTCTTTTAGCAACTTAGATTTTTATCAAAAATTAAAATAATAAAATTAACCAGATGCTAAAAAACTTAGAATCTTAGCAGCTTAGCATCTCAGAAACTCTAAAAACATGCTCAACTTTGAATTATACAATCCGACGAACTTAGTTTTCGGAAAAGGACAAATTGAAAAACTTTCGACTTTAGTACCAAAAGACGCAAAAATTCTTTTGGCTTACGGTGGCGGAAGTATTTTTAAAAATGGTATTTACGACCAAGTAATCAATAATCTTAAAGGTTTTGAAATCGTAGAATTTGGCGGAATAGAACCAAACCCAAGATTTGAAACTTTAATGAAAGCTGTTGATGTGATTAAGGCAGAAAAAATCGATTTTATTTTGGCTGTCGGTGGTGGATCTGTAATTGACGGCGTGAAATTTATTTCGGGCGCAGTTCATTTTGAAGGAAATCCGATTGACATTCTTCAAAAAAGAATTTTAATTAAAGAAAATGCTATGCCGTTTGGAACTGTTTTGACACTTCCAGCAACAGGAAGCGAAATGAACTCAGGATATGTAGTAACGATTGAAGCGACTCAGGAAAAATTATCTTCTGGCGGAAGTGCTTTGTTTCCAAAATTCTCTATTTGTGACCCAACTGTAATTTCTTCTTTACCAAAAAGACAAATCGAAAATGGCGTTGTAGATGCGTACACACACGTTATGGAGCAATATTTAACGTATCCAACCGATGCTTTTCTTCAAGATAGAATTGCTGAAGGAATTTTACAAACATTGATTGAAGTTGGTCCTGGCGTTGTACAAAACCCAACCGATTATACTTTGGCTTCTAATTTTATGTGGAGCTGTACAATGGCTTTGAACGGATTGATTCAGAAAGGTGTTCCAAGCGATTGGGCGACTCACATGATTGGTCACGAATTGACAGCACTGTACGAAATTGATCATGCTAGAACTTTGGCGATAATTGGGCCAAGTCTGTACCATGTAATGTTTGAAACTAAAAAAGCAAAATTAGCACAATACGGAAGACGAATTTTCAACTTAACAGGTTCTGATGAAGAAGTAGCAAAAGAAGCCATTAACAAAACCGTTGAATTTTTCCATACAATGGGAATGGACACTAAACTTTCTCAATACACAGAAGACTATTCTAAAACAGCAGATTTTATCGTAAATCGCTTTGAAGAAAGAGGCTGGAAAGGTTTAGGAGAAAATCAATTAGTGACTTTAGATAAAGTAAAATCAATTGTTGAACTTAGTTACTAAAAATAAATTCCAAATTTTAAAAAATTCCAAATTCCAATACGTCTAAGATTGGAATTTGGAATTTCTTTATTTTAATTTTTAAAATTTTGGAATTTCATAAAAAAGGCGTTCTTAACAAGTTTAGGAACGCCTTTTCAAAATACTAAAACAAAACTAACTAACTCAATTTTTTTTAAATTCATTAAAATTCTAATTTATAAACTATTATAACGGAAGGTGATTATTTTTTATTGTATCGCATTTTAAAAAAATATTTTACGCTTAAACTTCTTGAAAGTCATTGCAATTAAAGAGGTTTGCCAAATTTCTTAAAGCAGATTTTGCTTTATTAGCACATTATTAAGTACTTTTGTTTCAAATTAATAAAATAATGAGCGAAAAGTTAAAATTTGCAGTAATTGGAGGAGGAAGTTGGGCAACGGCAATTGCCAAAATGTTATGTGTGAATCTTTCAGAAATTGCGTGGTATATGCGTAATGAATCTGCAATTGAACATCTTCAGAAATACAAACACAATCCGAACTATTTAAGTTCTGTTGAATTTGACACCAACAAACTTAAACTGACAAGCAATATAAACGAAGCAATAGAATATGCAGATTACATCATTTTTGCTATTCCTTCAGCTTTCTTAGATGCCGAATTAAAAAACATGACGGTTTCTTTATCAGATAAAATTATTTTTTCTGCTATTAAAGGTATCGTTCCAAAAACGAGCTTAATTGTCGGCGAACATTTCCATATTCAATACGACATTCCATATTACAACATTGGAGTTATTACAGGACCTTGTCACGCAGAGGAAGTTGCTTTAGAAAGACTTTCTTACCTAACAATTGCATGTGGTGATCCAGAAAAAGCTTGTACTGTAGCAAAAACTCTTTCAGGAAATTATATCAAAGCCAAAATTTCAGACGACATTATCGGAACTGAATATGCCGCAATGCTAAAAAACATTTATTCAATCGCAGCCGGAATTGCACATGGTCTAGGTTATGGAGACAACTTCCAGTCGGTTTTAATGAGTAACGCGATTCGCGAAATGAAGAAGTTCATTAGAAAAGTGCATAAAATGAAACGTAACATCAACGATTCGGCTTATTTGGGCGATTTGTTGGTTACAGGATATTCTGTTTTCTCTAGAAATAGAATGTTCGGAAATATGATCGGAAAAGGATATACTGTAAAAAGTGCCATGATGGAAATGAGCATGGTTGCTGAAGGTTACTATGCAACAAAAAGTGCTTATAAACTAAATCAAGGTTACGGAGCAAAAACGCCAATTATAGACGCTGTTTACGCTGTTTTATATGAAGGAAAAGACGCTAAAACAGTTTTCAAGAAATTGACTGAGTCTTTAGATTAAGTAGCCAGTGGTCAGGTATTTAGTGTTCAGTCTCAGTATTCAGTTTTAATAAAAACAAAAAGTCCGAAAAAATATATTTTTTCGGACTTTTTGTTTTTTTAATATTTTCAGGTTCCAAATGTAAGCTGAATACTGAGACTGCGACTGAACACTAAATACCTGACCACTGAATACTATTTCACCATAATCCCTTCAACAAACAAAATCGGCACCTCTTCCGTATTATTTTCGTCAAGCGAATTGGCTTTAAAAATAAACTTCTTATCGTACAAAGTATTTCCGATGAAGAAAGTCACCATAAACTCATTATTAAGCGCTAAAAGGCTTTTTTCTACCAATTCTATCTTAACGACAGAAACAGAAGGAACCTCAACAAACGCATGACGCAGAATGGAAGTTTTTTTCATTTCTCCATCAATAGTTCCAAATGCTTTTGAAACTACCATTACGCTATCTAAGTTAAAATCACTATCATTAACCAAATAAGCATACCACACTTTTTCCATAAAATCGTCGCTCCATTCCTGCACAGCAGCAAGAAATACGTTTTCAACTTCTGGAATAATTATATCTTTTTTCATATGAGTCAAAAGTTTTAAAGTCGAAAGTCGAAAGTCAAAAGCCATCACTCTGAGACTTTTGACTTTCGACTTTACAACTTTATGACTTAAATTAAATATTTGCTTTAAACTGCTCTAAGAAACGAACATCATTTTCGTAGAACATACGAATATCTCCAATTTGGTATAAAAGCATCGCAATACGCTCTACTCCCATTCCGAAAGCAAAACCATTGTATTCATCTGGATTGATATCACAGTTTTTCAAAACGTTTGGATCAACCATTCCGCAACCTCCAATTTCTAACCAACCCGTTCCTTTTGTGATACGGTAATCAGTTTCTGTTTTTAGTCCCCAATAAATATCAATTTCGGCACTTGGCTCTGTAAATGGGAAATATGACGGACGAAGACGAATCTTAGATTTTCCGAACATTTCTTTTGTGAAATAAAGCA from Flavobacterium sp. KACC 22763 includes these protein-coding regions:
- a CDS encoding PKD domain-containing protein; translated protein: MKKIATMLVLIAAVLISNSCSKSDDEAIVDCLAESIYVKLHNSTDPNNPKLMNYSVEYSGTGTLVSVKWTFGDGTSGTGTTVTHTYAAAGTYEAKAEVTVKKDGGECTSVPKRTVTVN
- a CDS encoding iron-containing alcohol dehydrogenase, which codes for MLNFELYNPTNLVFGKGQIEKLSTLVPKDAKILLAYGGGSIFKNGIYDQVINNLKGFEIVEFGGIEPNPRFETLMKAVDVIKAEKIDFILAVGGGSVIDGVKFISGAVHFEGNPIDILQKRILIKENAMPFGTVLTLPATGSEMNSGYVVTIEATQEKLSSGGSALFPKFSICDPTVISSLPKRQIENGVVDAYTHVMEQYLTYPTDAFLQDRIAEGILQTLIEVGPGVVQNPTDYTLASNFMWSCTMALNGLIQKGVPSDWATHMIGHELTALYEIDHARTLAIIGPSLYHVMFETKKAKLAQYGRRIFNLTGSDEEVAKEAINKTVEFFHTMGMDTKLSQYTEDYSKTADFIVNRFEERGWKGLGENQLVTLDKVKSIVELSY
- a CDS encoding type 1 glutamine amidotransferase domain-containing protein; this encodes MKKITLFAITAFTAVSISAEAQKSNKKSMKKVLFVVTSNDKLGNTGEKTGFWSEEFAAPYYELLDQGVEITIVSPLGGQPPIDPKSADPASATEDTKRFDADKVLQEKLKNTLKLSTVNQKDYDAVFYPGGHGPLWDLVQDRSSIALIESFYTHNKPVAFVCHAPAVLKNVKVNGEYLVKGKKITGFTNDEEEAVGLTKVVPFLLEDALASNGGIFSKGPNWQPYAVEDGLLITGQNPASSKLVADKLLQKLN
- a CDS encoding NAD(P)H-dependent glycerol-3-phosphate dehydrogenase is translated as MSEKLKFAVIGGGSWATAIAKMLCVNLSEIAWYMRNESAIEHLQKYKHNPNYLSSVEFDTNKLKLTSNINEAIEYADYIIFAIPSAFLDAELKNMTVSLSDKIIFSAIKGIVPKTSLIVGEHFHIQYDIPYYNIGVITGPCHAEEVALERLSYLTIACGDPEKACTVAKTLSGNYIKAKISDDIIGTEYAAMLKNIYSIAAGIAHGLGYGDNFQSVLMSNAIREMKKFIRKVHKMKRNINDSAYLGDLLVTGYSVFSRNRMFGNMIGKGYTVKSAMMEMSMVAEGYYATKSAYKLNQGYGAKTPIIDAVYAVLYEGKDAKTVFKKLTESLD
- a CDS encoding LysR family transcriptional regulator — translated: MVNLEWYRTFKAVYKNGNFSIAAKELFMSQPAVSQQISMLEAHVGNKLFNRKSKGVEPTEYAKLLNNLIIDALDRLESVETGFRAKAEDATRLISVGVSKHLFDCIGNLLISKFDLIDFTFAENDELFALVDAKKLDFAITTKRFDTFDTTYEIVGKIKLILVAPTSLDITEFRQKLKADNYNEIEQWLNAQKWYSHDARIPHIKLFWLHAFNKKRPSMVPNYIIPSESEMLRLLAKNEGIAATWNCNARNYIKENKLQLVWNSFHVPEEFVYLLTPKNNNLKSFFDIIEKELKLFFGNRL